The following proteins come from a genomic window of Edaphobacter sp. 4G125:
- a CDS encoding AAA family ATPase, whose product MPFIRTTQPVRSLSTLALSQAAFKQLHAVASSARSGKRVDPLLLTGDRSRALAAAEAIAHEAGRELMRVDLSAVVSKYIGETEKNLERIFRAASSSGAILFFDEADVLFNKRTEVKDSHDRYANTELNELLRRLGSFSDTVIFGAVSSAEPPFCIPCHVVRLPPK is encoded by the coding sequence ATGCCGTTCATCCGCACGACCCAACCCGTACGCTCGCTCTCGACTCTCGCTCTGTCGCAGGCGGCTTTCAAGCAATTACACGCGGTTGCGAGTTCCGCCCGTTCTGGCAAGCGTGTCGATCCTTTGCTGCTTACGGGAGATCGCTCTCGTGCCCTGGCTGCGGCGGAAGCAATCGCGCATGAGGCGGGCCGGGAACTCATGCGTGTCGACCTGAGCGCGGTCGTCTCCAAGTACATTGGTGAGACCGAAAAGAACCTGGAGCGTATCTTCCGTGCTGCCAGCTCTTCCGGGGCAATTCTTTTCTTCGATGAGGCGGATGTTCTCTTCAACAAGCGTACCGAGGTCAAGGACTCTCACGATCGCTATGCAAATACCGAGCTGAACGAGCTTCTGAGGAGGTTGGGATCCTTTTCAGACACGGTCATCTTCGGGGCGGTTTCTTCGGCTGAGCCCCCGTTTTGCATCCCTTGCCATGTCGTGCGACTCCCACCAAAGTAG